CCCGTTGATTTCATTTCAGGTCCTAGAATCGGATCAACTCCCAAAAATTTGATAAATGGGAATACTGCTTCTTTTACTGAGAAGTGCTCTGGACGCTCTTCTTTTGTAAAGCCCTGTTCACTCAGCTTTTGACCAACCATGCAACGCGCTGCGATTTTAGCCAGAGGCTTGCCAATTGCTTTAGATACAAATGGAACCGTTCTTGATGCACGAGGGTTTACTTCCAATACATAGATGTCTTCACCTTTCACCGCAAACTGGGTATTCATCAAGCCAACAACATTAAGCGCTTTAGCCATTTTTGAAACCTGCGAACGGATCTCATCTTGAATATGCATCGGAATACTATATGGTGGCAATGAACATGCAGAATCCCCTGAGTGGATACCCGCTTGTTCAATGTGCTCCATAACACCACCAATGACAACTTGCTCACCGTCACAAATCGCGTCAACATCAAGTTCAACTGCATCATCTAAGAAACGATCAAGCAAAACAGGTGAGTCGTTCGAGACTTTAACTGCTTCAGTCATATAACGAGACAAATCAGCGTCGTTATAGACAATTTCCATTGCACGACCACCCAACACATAAGACGGACGAACAACCAGCGGATAACCAATTTCATTTGCCAAAGCAATCGCTTGATCTTCACTTCTTGCTGTTCTATTTGGTGGTTGTTTTAGCTCTAAACTATGTAGCAACTGTTGGAAACGCTCACGATCTTCCGCCAAGTCGATGGACTCCGGAGATGTTCCGATGATTGGAACACCTGCTTCTTCCAAGTCTTCGGCCAATTTCAAAGGGGTCTGCCCACCGTATTGAACGATAACGCCTTTTGGCTTTTCGACTTCAACGATTTCCAACACATCTTCAAGTGTCAGAGGCTCAAAATACAATCTGTCAGACGTGTCATAATCCGTAGATACCGTTTCCGGGTTACAGTTAACCATAATGGTTTCATAACCATCTTCACGCATCGCCATCGCTGCATGAACACAACAATAATCGAACTCAATACCTTGTCCGATACGGTTAGGACCTCCACCCAAGACCATGATTTTGTCTCTATCCGTTGGCTGGGCTTCACACTCAGATTCATAAGTCGAATACATGTAAGCCGTAGAAGTTTCAAACTCCGCAGCACAAGTATCTACACGCTTAAACACTGGACGAACATTTAGTGTGTGTCTGAATTTACGAATAAATGCCGCATCAGTATTCAACAATTTTGCCAAACGGTTATCTGAGAACCCTTTACGTTTCAAGTTTCTTAATGAACTCTCATCCAATGCATCCAGACCACGTTGTTTTAGGTCGTCTTCCATCAAAATCAATTCTTGAATCTGAGACAGGAACCATGGATCGATTTTAGAAATATCATATACCGTTTCCAAATCCCATCCTGCTCTGAAAGCATCGGCAACATACCACAAACGCTCTGGGCCTGGAGAACGAAGCTCTTGGCGTAAGATATCTTTTATTTCCTTCTCTTCCATTTGAGCTAAAGGCATCACTTCATCAAAACCGTCCTTGCCAGTTTCAAGCCCACGAAGTGCTTTTTGCACAGACTCCTGGAACGAACGCCCCATAGCCATGACTTCACCGACAGATTTCATCTGCGTCGATAGACGGGCTTGAGCCTGTGGGAATTTCTCGAATGTAAAACGAGGAACTTTGGTAACAACGTAATCAATAGTAGGTTCAAATGATGCTGGTGTAGCACCATCAGTAATGTCGTTTCTTAGCTCATCAAGTGTATAACCAACCGCCAACTTCGCCGCAATTTTAGCAATAGGGAAACCTGTTGCTTTTGATGCCAGAGCAGAAGAACGAGATACACGAGGGTTCATTTCGATAATGATCATTCGACCCGTCTTTGGCTCGATAGCAAACTGAACATTCGATCCACCAGTCTCGACGCCAATCTCTCTCAATACCGCCAAGGACGCGTTACGCATGATTTGGTATTCTTTGTCCGTCAACGTTTGCGCAGGTGCAACGGTGATTGAATCCCCGGTATGAACGCCCATAGGGTCAAGGTTTTCAATCGAACAAACGATAATGGCGTTGTCGTTTTTGTCTCGAACAACTTCCATTTCGTATTCTTTCCAGCCAAGAATGGATTCTTCAATCAGCAATTCATTGGTCGGAGATAGCTCTAGACCAAACTTACAAATATCTTCGAATTCTTGCTTGTTATAGGCGATACCACCACCAGAACCACCCAAAGTGAATGAAGGTCTAATAACCGTTGGGTAACCCACTTTTTCTTGTACAGCCCAAGCTTCTTCCATATTATGAGCAACATCAGAGATCGGCATATCCAAACCGATTTTTTGCATGGCTTGACGGAAGCGGTCACGGTTTTCAGCCTTATCAATTGCATCTGCATTCGCACCAATCAACTCAACACTGAACTCTTTCAGAACACCTTTATCATGCAAATCCAAAGCACAGTTCAGTGCTGTCTGCCCACCCATTGTTGGCAAAATTGCGTCTGGACGTTCCTTTTCAATAATGTTTCTGACTGTTCTCCATTCAATAGGCTCAATATAAGTCGCATCAGCCATTTCAGGGTCAGTCATGATGGTTGCGGGATTTGAGTTTACAAGGATGACACGGTAACCTTCTTCTCTCAAAGCCTTACAAGCTTGTACACCGGAATAATCAAACTCACAGGCTTGTCCGATAATAATAGGGCCCGCACCAATGATTAAAATACTTTTTAAATCTGTTCTTTTTGGCATCTAATCTTCCATATTACTTCTTAGATTGAAATTGCTTCATATTTTCAACAAACTGGTCGAACATTGGCGCAACATCATGTGGTCCTGGGCTCGCTTCTGGATGGCCTTGGAAGCTAAATGCAGCTTTGTCTGTTCTTTGGATACCTTGCAGAGAACCATCAAATAATGAGACATGCGTGGCTTCCAAGTTAGACGGTAAAGTATCTGCATCCACTGCAAAACCATGGTTCTGAGAGGTAATCATTACTTTTTTGGTTCTCATATCTTGCACAGGATGGTTTGCACCATGGTGACCGAATTTCATTTTGGCAGTTTTCGCACCTGACGCCAAAGCTAGAAGCTGATGTCCCAGACAAATACCAAACACTGGGATGTTTGTCTCTAGAACTTGCTGAATAGCTTCAATCGCATAATCACATGGTTCAGGATCACCAGGTCCGTTTGACAGGAAAACCCCATCAGGATTCATTGCAAGAACATCTTTTGCAGGTGTCTTTGCAGGAACAACGATTAACTCACACCCTCTGTCTACCAACATGCGAAGGATATTTCTTTTTACGCCATAATCGAACGCAACTACCTTGTACTGGGGCTTAGTAACAGGGATCTTATGACCTTCTCCCAGAGCCCAGGAACCTTCTTTCCATTGGTAACTTTTTTCCGTCGTAACTTCTTTTGCCAAATCCAGACCTTTTAAACCTGAAAAGCTTCGCGCTTCTGCGACCGCTGCTTCCGCATCAATCTCATCACCGGTCACAATAATTCCTGACTGCGCTCCCTTATCTCTAAGTAAAC
This portion of the Hydrogenovibrio marinus genome encodes:
- the carB gene encoding carbamoyl-phosphate synthase large subunit is translated as MPKRTDLKSILIIGAGPIIIGQACEFDYSGVQACKALREEGYRVILVNSNPATIMTDPEMADATYIEPIEWRTVRNIIEKERPDAILPTMGGQTALNCALDLHDKGVLKEFSVELIGANADAIDKAENRDRFRQAMQKIGLDMPISDVAHNMEEAWAVQEKVGYPTVIRPSFTLGGSGGGIAYNKQEFEDICKFGLELSPTNELLIEESILGWKEYEMEVVRDKNDNAIIVCSIENLDPMGVHTGDSITVAPAQTLTDKEYQIMRNASLAVLREIGVETGGSNVQFAIEPKTGRMIIIEMNPRVSRSSALASKATGFPIAKIAAKLAVGYTLDELRNDITDGATPASFEPTIDYVVTKVPRFTFEKFPQAQARLSTQMKSVGEVMAMGRSFQESVQKALRGLETGKDGFDEVMPLAQMEEKEIKDILRQELRSPGPERLWYVADAFRAGWDLETVYDISKIDPWFLSQIQELILMEDDLKQRGLDALDESSLRNLKRKGFSDNRLAKLLNTDAAFIRKFRHTLNVRPVFKRVDTCAAEFETSTAYMYSTYESECEAQPTDRDKIMVLGGGPNRIGQGIEFDYCCVHAAMAMREDGYETIMVNCNPETVSTDYDTSDRLYFEPLTLEDVLEIVEVEKPKGVIVQYGGQTPLKLAEDLEEAGVPIIGTSPESIDLAEDRERFQQLLHSLELKQPPNRTARSEDQAIALANEIGYPLVVRPSYVLGGRAMEIVYNDADLSRYMTEAVKVSNDSPVLLDRFLDDAVELDVDAICDGEQVVIGGVMEHIEQAGIHSGDSACSLPPYSIPMHIQDEIRSQVSKMAKALNVVGLMNTQFAVKGEDIYVLEVNPRASRTVPFVSKAIGKPLAKIAARCMVGQKLSEQGFTKEERPEHFSVKEAVFPFIKFLGVDPILGPEMKSTGEVMGVGDTFAEAYQKAQLAGGTVLPTSGQAFLSVRQADRVKVLELAKQLIDKGFTILATRGTAKALDEAGIECKVVNKVTEGRPNIVDSIVNEDVDLIVNTSDGSVSIKDSSSIRREALMHKICYTTTMAGALAMVASMDYLNNQKVTRLQDIQ
- the carA gene encoding glutamine-hydrolyzing carbamoyl-phosphate synthase small subunit; the encoded protein is MTQALLALEDGTLFWGTSLGAEGKTVGEVVFNTSLTGYQEILTDPSYFKQIVTLTYPHIGNVGVNGEDEESPSIMAQGLIVKDCPALMSNFRAEKSLPDYLKEQSVVAITDIDTRKLTRLLRDKGAQSGIIVTGDEIDAEAAVAEARSFSGLKGLDLAKEVTTEKSYQWKEGSWALGEGHKIPVTKPQYKVVAFDYGVKRNILRMLVDRGCELIVVPAKTPAKDVLAMNPDGVFLSNGPGDPEPCDYAIEAIQQVLETNIPVFGICLGHQLLALASGAKTAKMKFGHHGANHPVQDMRTKKVMITSQNHGFAVDADTLPSNLEATHVSLFDGSLQGIQRTDKAAFSFQGHPEASPGPHDVAPMFDQFVENMKQFQSKK